Below is a genomic region from Geoglobus acetivorans.
GTCAGAATCCCGAGAACAATGCAGATTACCGATGCAGCTCCAAGAACGCCGTATGTGGGTGTAACCATTTCAGCAACGAAAAGCACAATTCCCAGCAGAATGAGAAGTGCTCCGAGGTAATTTATGTTTATGACTCCAAGTCCAAAAAGAGCAAGTATGAGGGACACAACTCCCACAATCTCTGCCCCCATTCCAGGGGATGTGAGTCCGAAGACAAGAGCGTAGATGCCTATGATCAGCAGGATCGATGCAAGCTCTGGAGACGACAGCACCTCATAAATTCTCGCATTTGCAGGTTTTTCAAACACAACAATCTCCTCACCCGAAAGCTTCAGCACCCTTTCACCACTGGCAGTCACAACCACCATGCCATCCGCATTCTCAAGGAACTCGTCCCTGCTGTCGGCGAGAATATCAATTATGCCGTAATCGTAAGCCTCTTTTGCTGATGCGGTATAAGCTTCTGTGACGAACTTTTCAATTGCAGTCTCGTTTCTGTCCCTTTTCTCTGCTATGGACTTCGCATATTTGGCCAGGTAATTGACAGTTTTCTGCTCAACCTTCTGGTCTGTAACTCCGATAGATATCGGCGTTGCCGCACCAATGGAAGTCCCGTTGGACATTCCGAGAACGTTTGCCGAAACCGCGATGAGTGAGCCAGCAGATGCACAGAAAGCTCCCGGAGGGACATAGGCAAGAACAGGAATCTCAGAGTTCAGGATCAGGGATACTATCTTCTCGGTTGAGGAAACCAGACCTCCCGGAGTGTTGATCAAAACAAGTATGGCGTCGAAATTTTCCTCCTCGGCCTTGGTGAAGGCAGACTGAAGGGTGAGATAGGTGCCTTCATTAATGGTACCATCAATTCTGACCTCGAGAATTTGAGCGCCTGAGACCTGAGTGAGGAGAGTCAAAGCCAAAAGAAAGTAAAGGCACTTCTTCATGGAATGGATAACGAAATAAAAGTTAAAAAATTATTCGATATAAATGGCCGGCTTGCCCGGCATTGAAACCTTCCTCTTCTGCTCGGGAACCTTCGAAATGTCGAACTCCACAGTGAGTCCGGTTTCACGTTCGATGAAACTTTTCGCATTTTTCACGATTCTTTCTTCGTCGAGGTTTGCAAGCTCAAAGCCCTCCCTGAATATCCTTTTCAAAAAGGCCTGAACTTCCTTTGCCATCGTCCTGAGCCTTTCATCTTTCATCAGCTCCTTCATCGCATCTTTCATGCTTCCAGCGTTCTGTGCGGTCTCAACAGCTTTCTTCTTCCACTCTTCGGCAAAAACGATGTAAACCCTTTCCGGATTTTCAATGAATTTTTTAACCTCGTTGATGTCGTCGATGAGAGATTTGAGGTACTCTTCAGCAATTTCAGCTCCGTCATCAACTTTTGTTTCGTCATATTCTGGATAGCTCTCAAGCGAAATGAACGTATCGTGCTTCCAGTGCCATATTTCCTCACAGAGGTGTGGTATGAAAGGCGTGAGCAGCTTTAGCCAGTCGTCAAAGATTATGGCCAGATTTTCCCCACCCCTTCTAAGGTACCATCTGACGATGTTCATCGCCTCAAAGAAGGCGGTGTTTATGGCCCTTCTTGTCTGTAATGCATCCATTGCCTCTCTGGTCTCCCTGATTATTTTCTGGAACTTGCTGACGAGCCACCTGTCAAGCTCTGTAATTTCACCCGGCTCTTTGAGGTAGTATTTTTCTGCAAGACTGTAAAACCTCCTCAGGTGGACTGAGACGTTCTCAACTTCCTTTCTCTTCCAGTCTGCATCACTCTCATACTCTGAAGCGTGGAGGATGTAGAGTCTCGTAACATCCGCACCAAATTCCCTGACAGCCCTTTTCAGGGTCAGCAGGGGGCCTTTGCTCTTGCTCATCTTCCTGCCCTCAAGACTGACAAATCCGTTTACGGCTATCGCTCTTGGCCAGTAATCTTTCGGGAAGAGTGCTATGTGATGGAAGAGGAAGAAGAGCAGATGGTTGGCCACAAGGTCCTTACCGCTGCTTCTGAGATCGACGGGATACCAGTAATCGAATTCAGCCCTCAGCTTCTCGAGGAAACCGACATCAAGACCTGTTTTTTCAGCCACCTCCTCAGCATCCCCTTTTCCGAGGAAAACGTAGTCGAAAAACTCTGGAATGAGATTCTCAGCCTTCAGAGTTCCGTCATTAATATACCTGGCTATTATGTAATATGCCATGTACACTGTCGAATCTGAAAGGCTTTCGATGAGCCATTCCCTGTCCCATGGAATCTTCGTTCCGAGACCCTTTCTTCTCGCACAGGCCTTGTCTTTAAGCCATTCAATTTTATTTCTGAATTCTTCTTTGTAGTAATCCGGGATTATGGCCATTTCTTCAAGCCATTCAAGAACCCTCTCCTTCCATTCCGGGTTGGAATAGTTCAGGAACCACTGATCCCTCACAACCTTCACAACACACTTGGTCCCGCATCTGCAGATGACGGGTTTTTCACTGAACTCAAAGAAAACATCCCCGTTGCCCGAATTTACCAGGTCTTCATGAACCCTGTCCTTTGCGATGGAGACTTTGAGCCCGGCATACCTGCCAGTGTTTTCGAGCATCACGCCCTTGTGGAATTCCTTCTTGTAAACGGTCTTCGTGGCCTTTTCCAAGAGTTCCGCATCATTCTGGCTTTCAACGCCAAGTTCCTCAACAACATCCTTTGCGGGAATTTCGAAGTCCTCACCATCAATTTCTATTAACACGATGGGTCTGATATCCTTCAGAATATCCTTCGAAATTCCGTATTTTTCAAGAAGATCGCTTTTTTCGAGGTCCTTAAGCGCAACATAGTCAAATGGAGCGTGAGCAGGAACGCTCATGACAACTCCGGTGGCGTTATCGGGATCAACAAATTCGGCAGGAAGCACCGGGACCTCGGTACCGGTAACGGGGTTTACGGCATATTTTCCAAAGAGCTTGGAAGCTTCAATATCCTCCAGAAATCTAACGTCCTTGTCAGTGAACCTGAGTTTCTCATAAGCCTCCCTGCTCACAACCCACTTTTCGCCGTTAACCTCCACCACAGCGTACGTGGATGGCTTGAGCCAGAGGTTTGTAACCCCAAACACCGTCTCAGGCCTCAGGGTTGCGGCCGGCAGAATAAGATCACCAATCCTGAACTTTATTACCGTGAATTCGACAATTGTGGCATCCTCTCCGGCCAGGAGGTCATGATCCTCAACCGGGTTGTCGTCATTGGGACAGTACCTCACCGGGTGCGACCCCTTCACAATGAGCCCCTTCTCCTTCAGCTTCCAGTACTGCCACTCTATGAATTTCTGATAGGTTTCATCCATTGTCGTGAACTTTCTCCTCCAGTCTATTGAATATCCAATGATCTTCAGCGCCTTCTCTGCCTCTTTCGAGAAATATTCAACGATTTTTTCGGGGGTTGTTAGCTGAACAAGTTCCTCAAAAGGAACATCATGATACTTGGTGTAAACTTCAACCGTCCTCTCGTTCCTTTTCGCTATAAGCTCCGCCAGACCGATTATAGGTGTGCCGGTTACATGAAAGCCCATCGGAAAGAGGACATTGTATCCCAGCATCCTCTTGTATCTCGCAACGGCATCACCTATGGTGAATGTTCTCGTATGCCCGGCATGCAAATTTCCATTGAGGTAAGGATACGGAATGGTTATGAAGAACTTTCTCCTATCAGACATTTCGGGCTGAAACGCCCTTCCTTCCTCCCACGCTCTCTGCCATTTCTCCTCAATCCCGTGAAAGTCCATGTCCAAAAAATGATTCCTGATTAAAAATATTTACCCATTTTATCATAGAAAGGCGGTGAGATCAAATAAAGAAGATTCAAAACGAAGAGAACATACACTGCAGGGGTGTAAAAAACGGACAGGACCAGAATTATGGCCGTCATCGACAGCAGGGCGGTGTTCCGAACCTTCTTGTAGATTATGTTGCTTATCATGAAAAACGAAAGGATGATGCTGAAAAAGCCTGCAGTAAACTCTCCAAAAATGATGGCTGAGGTTATCACCGCCAGAGAGGATGAGGTTATTGGGAACCCTGTGAAGTCTTCAGTGTCCTCGGCCGTGAACCTTGCGAGCCTGTACATTCCAGCAAGCAGATACGGCAGCGAGAAATAGGGTATGAAAAACGCCGTTGCAAGTCCAAACGATACGAAATCAGCCAGCGAATCGACAAACTTGCCGTACTTACCCGAATAACCTTTTCTTGCGAAGTACCCATCAAAACCGTCCATAAGTGCGGCGATGAATATGAAACGCATGTCATTGAGGATTATCGCAAGAAAGCCAGCAACGACATTCGAAAAGGAAAAATAGTCTGCAAAGTCAAGATGGCGCTTCATTCCATCACCGCCACAGTCTGACCCGCCTTTATCTTCTGTCCCTTTTCCACCACAAACCTGAAGCCTTCGGGAATCTCCAGAGCCACTCTTGAGCCAAATACGATCATGCCAAGCTTCTGGCCCTTTTCGATGGCATCACCTTCACCAACATAGCACAATATCCTTCTCGCAAACACACCGGCTATCTGTTCCACTGTAAAAACGCCCTCATCACTTGAAATTACTATTCTGTTCATTTCATTCTCTGACACTTTTAAAAAAGCTGGTTTAAACCTTCCCGGCCTGTATTCGATTTTTTTCACAACTCCATCCCATGGTGAGAGGTTGACATGGCTGTCGAAAAGACTCATGAAAATCTCAATTCTCCTGCCATCAATGACCACAACCCTCCCATCTGCAGGTGAAACCACACCCTCCTGAATCTCTCTATCCGGGTCTCTGAAAAAGAAAAGCGTGAACGCTATGAAAAAAAGTGGAGCTGCAGCAAGGTAGGGGTTCAGCAGATAGCACAGAGGAGTGATGAGAAGCAGTGCTGCAACTACTCTCTTTCCTGCCGGCTCCATGCTCTCACGACCTCGTCCTTGAGATTGAAAATCATGTCCGCAAATTCTGGAAGGAATCTGAATACTGTTAGCGAGATAACAATTAAAGCTATTGTTGCGAGAACCTTGGATATTATGTGGTGTGCAATGTAAAAACTCTCCGGCCCAAACCATTCTCCACCAAATGCCGCAACTATGAAGACGTTTCTGAGAAGGTTGAGAACATATATTACAGGAACTGAAGCCATGAATGCGTATAGCCTTCGTTTCAGTTCGGCACTTGTGGATATTGCAATGCCTGCAAAAAGCGCCATGCTCTCGATACCGGTGCACGCCAGAATTATTTCAACATATTTGCCCATGTACTCGATGAGGTTGTAGCCAAATGGTGTGAATTCAAACCCCAGATTTCGGGCAAGCCAGACCGTCGTGTCCCGGGTATGCTCTATCAGGATCGCTTTGAGGGGTGTCAGAGAGAAAGAAAAGTAAACGAAGGACGATATGAGCGCCACGGATGTTGCAGAAAGGAAAACCTCAAGCCGATCGGTTCTGAAGATCGTCAGACCGAGAAACGTGAAAGTCAGAAATGCAAGAACCATAACGCCGGTGTTGAAGTAGTCCGAGATCTCGAGGTAGTGGGGGACTTTAAAGAGCCAGGAAAGCCCGAAGAAATGCCATCCAAGAAAACCCATTAGCCTGTTTCTCGTAAAAATGAATATTGCCATGAATGCCAGCGACAGGAATTCAAACATAACCGGGAAAATTTATTTACTGAATTTAAGTCATTCGGATGTGGACCTTCACATACACAGCATATACTCGGATGGCACCGCAGGCATCGATGAGATTGCGCGGAAAGCAAAGGAAAGGAATTTAAAGATAATCGCCATTGTCGACCACTCCGTGGAGCATCCGAAGGGATTGAATGAAAGAAAAGCAAGAAAAAGGAAGGTCGAGATAGAACAGGCAGAATCAAAATACGGAATCAGAATTCTTGACGGAATAGAATGTGGCATTCTGGAAGACGGAAAGATAATCCTGCCAAAACACGATTTTGAGCTTGTAATAGCGTCAATCCACACGATTTTACCTCAAAAGGAGATGTACAGGAGACTGAAGAGAGCTGTAGAAGAACATGATTTCCACATCCTCGGCCATCTTCACTCCAGCATATTCTCTCTTGATGGAAGAGTTGAGGAATACGATCTTGAGATACTTGATCTGCTGGAAGAGACGGGAAAAGCCCTTGAACTGAATTCACACCACAGCGCACCACCCGAGGAAACTCTGAAACTCTGCCTCGGCAGAAATATCACATACTCTTTCGGAAGTGATGCCCACACGGTCTCGAGAGTTGGAGACATTAACCGCGCGAAAAGGATGGCAAAGATTTTTCTGAAAAATGGCAGATTTATTCTGGATGAGATGCATAACATTGACGGTTGATGCAATAATACCATACGGCAATGGAATAGTGCTTGTAAAAAGAAAAAACGAACCATTCAAGGGCTGCTATGCTCTACCTGGTGGGATCGTGGAATACGGAGAAAGCGTTGAGAATGCGGTAATCAGAGAGGTAAAGGAGGAGACCGGCCTTGACGTTGTAATTGAAAAACTCGTGGGCGTGTATTCCAATCCGCAGAGGGACCCGAGGGGGCACTTTGTCAGCATCTGTTTTCTGGCCAGGGTCGTGGGAGGTGTGTTGAAAGCAGGAAGCGATGCGAGAGAGGTAAAGATATTTAAATTGAATGAACTTCCTGAACTTGCATTTGACCATTCAAAAATGATTGGTGATGCTGAGGTGATGATCAGTGGAATTCTGTCCGAAATGTAAAAGCATAATGATATATCAGGGAGACAAGGCAGTTTGCAGAAAATGTGGCTATGAGAAGGAAGCAGATGACAGCATTAACCTCGTTACGGTTGCGAAAAGGAAGGAGGACGAGATACCGGTTATAGAAGGAGAGAACGTCAAAACCCTGCCAACAACAAATGCAATATGTCCTGCGTGCGGACATAGAGAAGCTTACTGGTGGCTTAGACAGCTGAGAGCAGCAGATGAAAGCGAAGTGAGGTTTTTCAGGTGTACAAAATGCGGAAAAACCTGGAGGGAGTACGACTGACTACTGGCTGAACCCTCCAGATATTATTACCTTCATTGCGTCCTCGACGCTCATGTCCAGATAGATAAGTTCCTCTTCGGGAACGAGTATCACAAAACCCGAGGTCGGATTTGGAGACGTTGGAACAAATACATTCACGAGCTTTTTTCCCGTGTTCTCGCAGGCCTGAGATATCTTCGTTCCGGAAGTGAATCCGAGAGCATACATCCCCTTCCTCGGATATTCCACAAGTACCACGCCCTTCAGCCTCTCTATGTCTGACTGCAATAGCGTTCTGAGTGCCTCCTTTGTTCCAACGTAGATCGTTCTGATAAGGGGGATCTTCTTTATCCAGCCTTCAAACACATCAATCGCTCTCTGGCCAAAGGTCCTCGTACCGACGAAACCGAGGCCAAGGATCACCAAGGCGAGAATGATGAGACTCATCCCCGGAAAGTAATAGGGGCTTTTTGACGCAAAAGGCTTCAGAAAATCCTCGACAAAGCCAACCGCCCAGTAGATTATCAGAAAAGTTGCTGCCAGAGGAAGAAATATCACAACACCGGTTATGAACATCCTCTTCAACCTTTCCATAGCCCCATACATTCTGGATAGTGTATAACTTTTCCGCAGTCGTTCTCAGATTATTACAATTATAATCAGTACCACTACGTTATTATATGGCATGCCGTGATGATAAAGCCAGATAAATTCAATTCCATGATTATAATGAAAATTATAATTTCAGAAAAATATAAATATTTTATACTATCATGATTATTCTGGAGGTGAAAAGATATGGAAAAGAAGGTCGAGAGAAGGGAGAAGGAAGTTGAGGAAGTGTTCAAGGGGATGAAGCTGCACTTCCTGACATGAAGCGAGAATGTTTTTAAAAGTGCTTGAATATTCGGCCAAACCCCGAAATATTATATTTCCCATTCCTATTATACCTGTTATTGTTGGCCTGTACGCCAGCCAAGGTGTGATTTCAGAAATATTAAAGCCTATACTGCTGACATTCATGCTCTATCCAGCAATAAATCTTTGGAACCATATAAACGATGCCGAAGATGATGCTATTTCTGGCCGAGACACCCCATTCACAATTGAACCAATAAGGAAGTATACTGTGTTCTCCATTCTCGCACTATATATCCTATCCCTTGCTTTCGTGTACATTAATGCGAAGATACATGGGTTGATTGCATACATGCTTGTTTTAACAATGACGTTCATCTATTCTGACACAATGATCACCAAACTCAGACTGAAACGCCATTACATTGGCGAAATTATCGTATATATGATCACAATACCTGCATACATTCTAATGCTCTACTCAGTTACATCCTCCTTAACAATCGACGCCATTAAACTTGCAACAGTGCTGACACCATTACTTATCTCCTCCCTATTCATCAAGGACCTTAAAGATATCTCGTCTGACAAAAAGGTCGGACTGAAAACTCTTGGAACAGTATTCAGTCCGGAGTCACTCGTTAAAACATACTCATTTTTGCTTCTGGTATATTTCATAATTGGTACTTTTGTTTTCAAAGAAGAGATGTCTATCTTACCCTTCATACCAGTAATTGGGGTAATCTATGGCATCTATAAGTTTCATCGCAGCGGGTGGAGAATTGCGAGAGATACGGTGAAATATTTCACAATGATTACTTACTCTGGCTTGCTTTCTCTGGTTCTGATAATTGCGTATCTGGCAGGCAAAACGCTGCTACTCCTTTAACTCAACCATGAGCGAAGTTCCAGAGCTGAAATAGCATATTCCTCCATCAATCTCGGAAAGAAACTTTTTCGAATTGTAATCCTTAATCATTTTGGCAGATGACGCAGATGTAAAAATTAATAGCCAATCTCCTTTACAGGTGTCGCACAAGAAATCATACATCCTATATGTATCTCCTCTGTAAGCAAGGAGTGTCGTTGAATCCACAAAGAAAATCCTGAAACAGGCATTATTGCCAACAATACTGTCAAAAAACACAAATTCCTCTGGTGATTCCACAAAAATTTCTCCAAGAATTAAACCACTATCTTCAAAAACATCCAAATCTAGAAAATATGGATAAAAGTTTAGAGGATATCCTGTCAACCCAATAACGGATGTTCCAAACGTTTTTCTACTGATCAAGGCAAGTCCATATGGAGATATGCCTGAAAAATTGCCCCCTTCCACTCTTTCAATAAATTCTTCTTGAGTTATTTCAAACCCCAGTTTCTCCCTTATATAATCCTTAACCGGCATCCCGTTTATCTCCCCAATCACGTTGCCTTCCTTAATCACCCTAACCTCGTCCTTCAGGGCGAAGAAACTGCTGAGTATCTTCCTGGTTTCTTCAACACTGTTGCCTCTCTCCGGAAATATGTCCTTGAAGTGAAGTTCCGCATCCTTTATGGCGAGAACGAGAACATTCTGCCCAATGGGCCTGAAGTTATACAGAATCAGCGGCGTTTCTTCGTGAACCTCAAGGGGTACGAGATTGATCGAGCCCACAGGGATGCCAGATTTGCCAAGGATTCTCAGCACCTTGTTTACGGGTATGAACAGCCTCTCTTTCTGAACCCAGTTCGAGTAGGCCTTCAAAATCCTTCTCTTTCTACCCTCATCCTTGCATCTCCTGTATCTGAACCAGTAAAGCCGGTCCCTCAGAAAACCCTTGAACAGAGCCATCTTTCCGGGGAAGTAAAGGGCGGGATAGATTGCAAGGGCAACGTCATGGCCTTTAATTTTACCGGCAATTTTTTCAAGCTCCTTTTCCAGGTTTCCCCTGCCCGTAACATAGATGTCGTGGTCAATTTCAAGCAGAACAATGGCAATCCCATGCATGAATATGCCCTCATTCGTCCCGAAACCATCCACGAAGAAAATAATGCTGTTGAAAACCAGCAGTTTTTTCAGAAAATCTATCAGCTCGTTCCTGTTTTCAAACAGAGACTGAGTGATAATCACCACACTGAGATTCGGGCTAAAATCGACTTTTTTGAGCTTGTGCTCGATATCCGCAATTATTGATTTCACGTCCTTTGAGGATGAGGACAGTACGCTATATTTCATTCAGTAAAATTGGTTTTAGAGAGTTTATTACTCTTTTGGCTTCGATTTCAAGTCTGTACTCGGCTATGGGCAGAAACAAAATGCTCAGAACCAGAGTTCTGGTTACAGGAAGAAGAAGAATTTTTATATTACCGACTTTTATTGAAACGTCCTCAAGTTTACGGTTAAAGATGTAATCGAGAAGAGATTTGATGTGTTTCTCGAGGAAGTAAAGATGAATCAGCACAGCCCGTTCATCCTTGATTTCGGCATAGATAGGGGTGCCATCCACCCTGTAAAGAATGACACCCTTCACTGAGGGGTCGTTTGACAGCTCTTTTATCAGCTTACTTACTCTCTGACTCATAGATCCTCAGCACCCTTTCTATGAGAGACTTTGTTACAGGCACATTTCTGTCAATCATGAACCTGAGCCGCTCTCTAAGGCTATCATCGACCCTTGAATCCTTAATAGTCGCTTCAACATCTTCAGCACCCCTGTATTCATCGATGTCGCTTTCAACCACAATGCCAAGTCCGGGGAATATCCTGTAGGGAAACACGCCATCGGCATGCCAGGATGCACGGTGTTTTATGACCTGTATTGTCCTGCTGAAAGCCTCGCCGTATCCAATATTCTTGAGATACACCGCAGAATCTCCAAGGAAAATGGGCAGGGCCACATCGGGCTTGCTGAGTGTTGATGTGAAAGGCTCTTCGACGGTTACTATGGACGTTCCGCTTGCCCTGAGCTGATCAAAGAACCAGTTAATGTCCTTCCTGACTGTAAAATCCAGCGATGAGATGAGCGGAGTGAACGAATCAATAACAATCCTGGCATTACCATCCGAATTGTTCTCTATATAACCTATAATATCTTCGTTGAGATATGAAATCGAGTCGGCATGACTTCTGGTAACGAGCAGTGTACCATCCTCGATGGCCTTCACCAGCTCATACCATCCAAGAGACTCAGCCAGAACCATGATGGCCTTCCCATCCATATCAAAAGAAACGTAAATCCCTTTCTCACCATTTTCGATACCTTTAAGCAGAAACTGAAGGGAAAATATGGTTTTTCCAGTTCCGGATGCGCCTACCACAATATTTACAGTGTTGGGTCTGTAGCCACCTCCGATTATGGTATCGAAACCTATAATCCCCGTCTTTATCCTCATTATAACAAGAAGAAGGCATATTCCTATTTAAATTTTTGGTAGCCCATGACTGCAGAGCAGGGAGTAAACACGCATCAGAATTGAAAAGCAAGCTCAAAATTCCAGAGCGAGACCGTAGCTTGGAATTTGAGCCTACATCGAGGTGGGGTGATTTTAGGGATTATAGCGGGGCGTGGATTTGAACCACGGATCTGCGGGTTATGAGCCCGCCGGGATTACCTGACTACCCCACCCCGCTTCACAGTCTCTACCTCAGGTGCTGTATTTAATACTTATGGCCAAAAAGACATAAATAATCCGGATTTTACATTCAGTCGTGCAATCCAATTTCAGGGGCAGTTTACTTGGCCTCGCAATAGGTGATGCTCTTGGCATGCCTGTCGAAGGCATGACTTACGAGGAAATCAAACAGAGATTTGGCGAGATCAGGGACTTCATGCCGTCTGAGGACGGGTTATCAGAAGGCGAGTGGACGGACGATACCGCCCAGGCATTGATTCTTGCAGAATCACTTTTGGAAACCGTGTACTTCTCTCCGGAAAATTTTGCGGAAAAACTGGCAGGGCTGAGCATAAGCCACAGATTCGGACCCACATCTTCACAGGCGATCCGCCTGCTGAGGCAGGGGTATTCCTGGAGAGAGAGCGGAATAAACTCTGACACAAACGGTTCAGCCATGCGAGTTGCGCCCATTGGCCTTCTGTACAATCACAACTATAACCTCGTAGAGGATTATGCTGTTATTGCCTCGTCGATAACGCACAAAGGCTCCGCGGCAATTGCAGGATGTGTTGCCGTTGCCATCGGGGTTGCCTGTGCCGCAAATGAAGACGAAGAACTGGTAAGCGAGGTGGTCAGAAGAGCAGAGAAATACGACACGCTTGTTGCTGAAAAGATAGAATATGCATACCAGATACGAAAATCAGGACTGGAAAAGGCAATAAAAGAGCTGGGAAATTCAATCATGGCATTTGAATCGATACCCTTCGCATTTTACTGCTTCTTTTCATCTAAAAATTTCGAGCAGGCAGTTATACGGGCCGTAAATGCTGGAGGCGATGCCGACACTGTTGCTGCGATTTCAGGTACGCTGAAGGGGGCTGAAACAGGTATAGAGGGCATACCAGAAAGACTAAGAAAAATAAAGGATTATGATATCATCTTAGACATCGCAGACAGACTTTACGAAGCACATCTGAAGATTACGAGGGTCGGTTAGCTTTTCATCATTTTAATGTACTCGAAGGCTGAATTTGCCGCAATTGCCCCTTCAGCACATGCGGTTACCACCTGCTTCAGAGGGTTCTCTGTGCAGTCACCTGCTGCATAGACCCCATCCACATTTGTTCTCTGCTTCCTATCCACTCTGATGTATCCGGCCGAGTCCCGTTCCACTCCCAGATCCATTACGATGTCAGTTGCTGGCCTGATACCCACCGCAATGAAGATGCCATCAACCTCAACAACCTGCTCCTCCCCGGTAGCTCTGTTGAGCAAAACAACCTTCTCTACCTTCTCACCCCCCTCAATTCTTTCGACTACGCTGTTCCAGATTACTGGGATCTCCCGTTTGAAAAACTCTTCCTGCAAAGCTCTATCAGCCCTCAGTTCGTCCCTTCTATGCACGAGCGTTACATCACATCCCGTTTCTTTAAGGTAAATCGCATCGGTCAGGGCAGTGTTCCCACCACCAACAACGAGAACCTTCTTCCCCCTGAAGAAGTGGCCGTCACAAGTTGCACAGTAACTCACTCCCCTGCCCACAAACTCCCTCTCTCCGGGAACTCCGAGTTCCTTATGTTTTCCACCCGTAGCGATGATGATGGCCCGGGCATAATATGTTCCGCCATCGGCAACAACCTCGAATTTTCCGTTCGCTTTTCTCACCCTTTCCACGTTCTCAAATTTGTGCACCGCTCCGAATTTAAGTGCCTGGTTCTTCATCCTCTCAAGAAGCTCAAATCCGCTTCCCTCGTACCCGGGATAGTTTTCAATCCAGGGTGTTAAGGAAAGCTGGGAAACAGGGTCCACGCTTTCGAAAAAAGCAGTCTTCAGACCGTATCTCGCCGAATATATGGCCGCAGTCAGCCCTGCGGGTCCTGCACCGATAATTATCACATCATATTCGCTGACATCCTCTACTTTCCCCATCAGATCCGAGCTTAGCATGACCTGCATTATGTTCACCTCCTTCCAGTCTGAAAGTATTGCAGTAAAATAAACTTTTTCAGGTTTTAGCCTCCCTGTCCAATTCGACAAGTATGTTTCTACCTGAAAAATTTACATCCAGGTTCTAAGTCTTTCTGAAATGATGCCCAAGTTTTATTTAGTCGCAGTAAGGATACTAATCAATAGCTGTCAGCACGTAAAGGTGGTGCAGGTGAACTTCCTGAGTAAAAATGAATTGACGGAAAAATACGGTAAAATTCCGTGGATCTCACCCTACAGGAAGCTTGTAGCAGTGACCGATGGAGAGTTTATCGAGC
It encodes:
- a CDS encoding CDP-alcohol phosphatidyltransferase family protein codes for the protein MKRHLDFADYFSFSNVVAGFLAIILNDMRFIFIAALMDGFDGYFARKGYSGKYGKFVDSLADFVSFGLATAFFIPYFSLPYLLAGMYRLARFTAEDTEDFTGFPITSSSLAVITSAIIFGEFTAGFFSIILSFFMISNIIYKKVRNTALLSMTAIILVLSVFYTPAVYVLFVLNLLYLISPPFYDKMGKYF
- the leuS gene encoding leucine--tRNA ligase; translated protein: MDFHGIEEKWQRAWEEGRAFQPEMSDRRKFFITIPYPYLNGNLHAGHTRTFTIGDAVARYKRMLGYNVLFPMGFHVTGTPIIGLAELIAKRNERTVEVYTKYHDVPFEELVQLTTPEKIVEYFSKEAEKALKIIGYSIDWRRKFTTMDETYQKFIEWQYWKLKEKGLIVKGSHPVRYCPNDDNPVEDHDLLAGEDATIVEFTVIKFRIGDLILPAATLRPETVFGVTNLWLKPSTYAVVEVNGEKWVVSREAYEKLRFTDKDVRFLEDIEASKLFGKYAVNPVTGTEVPVLPAEFVDPDNATGVVMSVPAHAPFDYVALKDLEKSDLLEKYGISKDILKDIRPIVLIEIDGEDFEIPAKDVVEELGVESQNDAELLEKATKTVYKKEFHKGVMLENTGRYAGLKVSIAKDRVHEDLVNSGNGDVFFEFSEKPVICRCGTKCVVKVVRDQWFLNYSNPEWKERVLEWLEEMAIIPDYYKEEFRNKIEWLKDKACARRKGLGTKIPWDREWLIESLSDSTVYMAYYIIARYINDGTLKAENLIPEFFDYVFLGKGDAEEVAEKTGLDVGFLEKLRAEFDYWYPVDLRSSGKDLVANHLLFFLFHHIALFPKDYWPRAIAVNGFVSLEGRKMSKSKGPLLTLKRAVREFGADVTRLYILHASEYESDADWKRKEVENVSVHLRRFYSLAEKYYLKEPGEITELDRWLVSKFQKIIRETREAMDALQTRRAINTAFFEAMNIVRWYLRRGGENLAIIFDDWLKLLTPFIPHLCEEIWHWKHDTFISLESYPEYDETKVDDGAEIAEEYLKSLIDDINEVKKFIENPERVYIVFAEEWKKKAVETAQNAGSMKDAMKELMKDERLRTMAKEVQAFLKRIFREGFELANLDEERIVKNAKSFIERETGLTVEFDISKVPEQKRKVSMPGKPAIYIE
- a CDS encoding NfeD family protein; this encodes MKKCLYFLLALTLLTQVSGAQILEVRIDGTINEGTYLTLQSAFTKAEEENFDAILVLINTPGGLVSSTEKIVSLILNSEIPVLAYVPPGAFCASAGSLIAVSANVLGMSNGTSIGAATPISIGVTDQKVEQKTVNYLAKYAKSIAEKRDRNETAIEKFVTEAYTASAKEAYDYGIIDILADSRDEFLENADGMVVVTASGERVLKLSGEEIVVFEKPANARIYEVLSSPELASILLIIGIYALVFGLTSPGMGAEIVGVVSLILALFGLGVININYLGALLILLGIVLFVAEMVTPTYGVLGAASVICIVLGILTLYEEPLMPKDFYRGFYMLAGGIALGLGGVVTYAMIKIVQLKNERKKVGAEALIGERGEVLSFSNGKGVARIHGELWNIESDDVLERGDAVEVIEREGLKLRVKKA
- the artA gene encoding archaeosortase A, which translates into the protein MFEFLSLAFMAIFIFTRNRLMGFLGWHFFGLSWLFKVPHYLEISDYFNTGVMVLAFLTFTFLGLTIFRTDRLEVFLSATSVALISSFVYFSFSLTPLKAILIEHTRDTTVWLARNLGFEFTPFGYNLIEYMGKYVEIILACTGIESMALFAGIAISTSAELKRRLYAFMASVPVIYVLNLLRNVFIVAAFGGEWFGPESFYIAHHIISKVLATIALIVISLTVFRFLPEFADMIFNLKDEVVRAWSRQERE
- a CDS encoding phosphatidylserine decarboxylase encodes the protein MEPAGKRVVAALLLITPLCYLLNPYLAAAPLFFIAFTLFFFRDPDREIQEGVVSPADGRVVVIDGRRIEIFMSLFDSHVNLSPWDGVVKKIEYRPGRFKPAFLKVSENEMNRIVISSDEGVFTVEQIAGVFARRILCYVGEGDAIEKGQKLGMIVFGSRVALEIPEGFRFVVEKGQKIKAGQTVAVME